The proteins below are encoded in one region of Dioscorea cayenensis subsp. rotundata cultivar TDr96_F1 unplaced genomic scaffold, TDr96_F1_v2_PseudoChromosome.rev07_lg8_w22 25.fasta BLBR01001032.1, whole genome shotgun sequence:
- the LOC120255500 gene encoding uncharacterized protein LOC120255500, with protein MRGELNGLKALILNGNKHAHYIHCFAHQLQLVVVFAAEENHGVSQFFDYVSMIVNMVGSSCKRHDALRQAHHDKVVQKLQSGEISKGQGQNQEISLARPGATRWGSHYKTLLRLFDMWDSLEEVLFAIQQDGEIRKNRGTARGLLDKMGSFEFVFLGKLMLYILGVTDPLSKILQAKDQNIATAVRIFEALKCKLHAYRENGWENLLKETTEFCLKHKIKVPSMDEIIESRCITLVDGEPMTYIHHFLVEIFATVIDEVAEELNNRFNEANTNLLKGVLSLDPSNNFARFDHHEILHLARLYSKISLFELLELHYQLELYIDLCKRGSRFL; from the exons ATGCGTGGCGAGCTTAATGGATTGAAAGCACTCATTCTAAATGGAAACAAGCATGCACAttatattcattgttttgctcaccAACTCCAGTTAGTTGTTGTATTTGCTGCAGAGGAAAATCATGGTGTGAGTCAATTCTTTGATTACGTTTCTATGATTGTGAATATGGTTGGAAGTTCATGTAAAAGGCATGATGCTCTTCGACAAGCACACCATGATAAAGTTGTGCAAAAACTACAAAGTGGTGAGATTTCAAAAGGGCAGGGTCAAAATCAAGAAATAAGCTTAGCTCGACCAGGTGCTACTCGTTGGGGTTCTCACTATAAAACATTACTCCGGCTATTTGATATGTGGGATTCATTGGAAGAGGTGCTTTTTGCAATACAACAAGATGGTGAGATAAGGAAAAATCGAGGCACTGCTAGGGGTTTGTTGGATAAAATGGGTTCTTTTGAGTTTGTATTTCTGGGAAAGTTAATGTTGTATATTTTAGGAGTGACGGATCCTTTATCAAAGATTCTACAAGCCAAAGATCAAAACATAGCCACTGCTGTTCGTATATTTGAAGCATTGAAATGCAAGTTACATGCATATAGAGAAAATGGTTGGGAAAATTTGTTGAAGGAAACCACTGAATTCTGTCTAAAGCATAAAATTAAAGTACCAAGCATGGACGAAATTATCGAAAGCCGTTGTATTACACTTGTTGATGGAGAACCAATGACTTATATTCATCATTTCCTTGTGGAAATCTTTGCAACG GTAATTGATGAGGTTGCTGAAGAATTGAACAATCGTTTCAATGAGGCAAACACTAATTTGCTTAAGGGTGTATTGAGTCTTGATCCTTCCAACAACTTTGCTCGTTTTGATCATCATGAAATACTCCATCTTGCTAGATTATACTCGAAGATTTCTCTCTTCGAGCTTCTCGAGCTTCACTACCAACTTGAACTCTACATTGATCTTTGTAAGAGGGGATCCAGATTTCTATAA